A single Apodemus sylvaticus chromosome 20, mApoSyl1.1, whole genome shotgun sequence DNA region contains:
- the Angptl4 gene encoding angiopoietin-related protein 4 — protein MRCAPTASAALVLCAATAGLLSAQGRPAQPEPQRFASWDEMNLLAHGLLQLGHGLREHVERTRGQLGALERRMAACGNACQGSKGNDAPFKDPEDRVPEGQTPETLQSLQTQLKAQNSKIQQLFQKVAQQQRYLSKQNLRIQNLQSQIDLLAPAHLDNGVDKTSRGKRLPKMAQLIGLPPNATSLHRPPRDCQELFQEGERHSGLFQIQPLGSPPFLVNCEMTSDGGWTVIQRRLNGSVDFNQSWEAYKDGFGDPQGEFWLGLEKMHSITGDRGSQLAVQLQDWDGNAKFLQFPIHLGGEDTAYSLQLTEPTANELGATNVSPNGLSLPFSTWDQDHDLRGDLNCAKSLSGGWWFGTCSHSNLNGQYFHSIPRQRQQRKKGIFWKTWKGRYYPLQATTLLIQPMEATAAS, from the exons ATGCGCTGCGCTCCGACAGCAAGCGCTGCCCTGGTTCTATGCGCGGCCACTGCCGGGCTGTTGAGCGCGCAAGGGCGCCCTGCACAGCCGGAGCCGCAGCGCTTCGCATCCTGGGACGAGATGAACTTGCTGGCTCACGGGCTGCTGCAGCTCGGCCATGGGCTGCGCGAACACGTGGAGCGCACCCGTGGGCAGCTGGGCGCGCTGGAACGCCGCATGGCTGCCTGCGGTAACGCTTGTCAGGGGTCCAAGGGAAACGATGCACCCTTCAAAGACCCCGAGGATCGAGTCCCCGAAGGCCAGACTCCTGAGACTCTGCAGAGTTTGCAG ACTCAGCTCAAGGCTCAGAACAGCAAGATCCAGCAACTGTTCCAGAAGGTCGCCCAGCAGCAAAGATACCTCTCAAAGCAGAATCTGAGAATACAGAATCTTCAGAGCCAG ATAGACCTCTTGGCCCCCGCGCACCTAGACAACGGGGTAGACAAGACTTCAAGAGGAAAGAGGCTTCCGAAGATGGCCCAGCTCATCGGCTTGCCGCCCAACGCCACCAGCTTACACA GACCTCCCCGGGACTGCCAGGAGCTCTTCCAAGAAGGGGAACGGCACAGTGGACTTTTCCAGATTCAGCCTCTGGGGTCTCCACCATTTTTGGTCAACTGTGAGATGACTTCAG ATGGAGGCTGGACAGTGATTCAGAGACGCCTGAACGGCTCTGTGGACTTCAATCAGTCCTGGGAAGCCTACAAGGATGGCTTCGGAGATCCCCAAG GCGAGTTCTGGCTGGGCCTGGAGAAGATGCACAGCATCACAGGGGACCGAGGAAGCCAGCTGGCTGTGCAGCTGCAGGACTGGGACGGCAATGCCAAGTTTCTCCAATTTCCCATCCATCTGGGGGGCGAGGACACAGCCTACAGCCTGCAGCTCACCGAGCCCACAGCCAATGAGCTGGGTGCCACCAACGTGTCCCCCAATGGCCTTTCCCTGCCCTTCTCTACCTGGGACCAAGACCACGACCTCCGTGGGGACCTtaactgtgccaagagcctctcTG GTGGCTGGTGGTTTGGCACCTGCAGTCATTCCAATCTCAATGGACAATACTTCCACTCTATCCCAAGGCAACGGCAGCAGCGTAAAAAGGGGATCTTCTGGAAAACATGGAAGGGCCGATACTATCCACTGCAGGCCACCACCCTGCTGATCCAGCCCATGGAGGCCACGGCAGCCTCCTAG